From Plasmodium yoelii strain 17X genome assembly, chromosome: 11, a single genomic window includes:
- a CDS encoding tubulin--tyrosine ligase, putative, producing MSIYFRELFPSNKVIKFRTDFRNTIYDVFLHREWELTTHETEWNLCWSEKDWINEVYDTLSLKNDQYVNHFRNYYELTRKDLLAKNIKRLKKLYGKTQNSEELKKLDITPLTFVLPLEYKIFLEEYKKKSNRIWIMKPIGKSQGKGIFLFDKISQIKDWSNGAKNRIIEDKNRENEKDKERIKDRDKDKGKEIERDKLELYVAQEYIPNPLLIGGKKFDIRLYVLILSYYPLTIYIHRSGFARFSHRYFKNEKNNINDITMHLTNVAIQKNAEGYDNTVGGKWFIRELFIYMINRYGYDKIMELIQNIENCIIQSFLAVHKIIINDKHCFELYGFDILIDNNLKPWLIEVNSSPSFSSNTKEDYDLKFNILDELMTLINIEKYNIPQMDRIGDFDCIYRNGEPINNLNPYNFHSYLGANLSGNEHLKQMAKSIKQNLNEKNISTNK from the exons atgtctatatattttagaGAGCTGTTTCCTTCAAATAA ggttataaaatttagaaCGGATTTTCGTAACACAATTTATGATGTGTTTTTGCACAGGGAATGGGAGCTCACCACaca TGAAACGGAATGGAATTTATGTTGGTCTGAAAAGGATTGGATAAATGAAGTATATGACACTCTTTCCCTTAAAAATGATCAATATGTGAACCATTTTAGAAATTATTATGAA CTGACTCGTAAAGACCTACTAGCCAAGAATATAAAAAGACTAAAAAAGTTGTATGGAAAAACGCAAAATAGTGAAGAATTGAAAAAACTTGATATAACGCCACTTACATTTGTTTTACCGCTcgaatataaaatatttttagaagaatataaaaaaaaaagcaatcGAATATGGATCATGAAACCGATTGGAAAATCACAAGGAAAAggaatttttctttttgataaaatttcACAAATAAAAGATTGGAGTAATGGTGCTAAAAATAGGATCATTGAAGATAAGAACcgagaaaatgaaaaagataaGGAGAGGATAAAAGATCGAGATAAAGACAAAGGAAAAGAAATCGAACGTGATAAACTTGAACTATATGTTGCACAAGAATATATTCCTAATCCTCTATTAATTGGAGGGAAAAAATTTGATATACGTTTATATGTGTTAATTTTGTCATATTATCCActaactatttatatacataggAGCGGGTTTGCTCGATTTTCTCAtagatattttaaaaatgaaaaaaataatataaatgatataacAATGCATTTAACAAATGTAgcaatacaaaaaaatgcaGAAGGATATGATAATACTGTAGGGGGGAAATGGTTCATAAgagaattatttatatatatgattaatAGATATGGATATGATAAGATAATGGAattaatacaaaatatagaaaattgtATAATACAATCATTTTTAGCTGttcataaaattataataaatgataaacaTTGTTTTGAATTATATGGATTTGATATACTTattgataataatttaaaaccATGGTTAATTGAAGTAAATTCTTCTCCATCTTTTTCTTCGAATACTAAAGAGGATTatgatttaaaatttaatatcttAGATGAATTAATGACTTTgataaatattgaaaaatataatataccaCAAATGGACCGAATTGGAGATTTTGATTGTATTTATAGAAATGGCGAACCTATCAATAATCTGAAtccttataattttcattccTATCTTg gGGCAAATTTATCAGGAAATGAGCATTTAAAACAAATGGCAAAAAgtataaaacaaaatttaaatgaaaagAATATTTcgacaaataaataa